In Cyanobium sp. WAJ14-Wanaka, a single genomic region encodes these proteins:
- the secA gene encoding preprotein translocase subunit SecA has product MLKLLLGDPNARKLKRYQPLVSDISLLEEEIAPLSDDELRGLTVEFRGKLAALQLDCQNRGLGTEATLERERKVLDELLPQAFAVVREAGKRVLGMRHFDVQLIGGMVLHEGQIAEMKTGEGKTLVATLPAYLNALSGRGVHVVTVNDYLARRDAEWMGQVHRFLGLSVGLIQQDMDPATRRTNYNCDITYATNSELGFDYLRDNMASDIAEVVQRQPNYCVIDEVDSILIDEARTPLIISGQIERPQEKYQKAAEVAAALQRSEEMGKDGIDPEGDYEVDEKQRSCTLTDEGYAKAEQLIGVLDLFDPADPWAHFITNALKAKELFVKDVNYIVRGSDAVIVDEFTGRVMPGRRWSDGQHQAIEAKESLPIQPETQTLASITYQNFFLLYPRLAGMTGTAKTEEVEFEKTYKLEVTIVPTNRLRSRADWTDQVYKTEPAKWQAVANETAAIHKDGRPVLVGTTSVEKSELLSALLAEQEIPHNLLNAKPENVEREAEIIAQAGRSGAVTIATNMAGRGTDIILGGNSDYMARLKVREQLLPQLVRPENEHRPIPARRPAKEAKTMGGLYPCVLSEEVSAGLLALTKQLVAAWGDRALTLLELEDRIAQAAEKAPTDDPQIQALRESIALVKAEYDAVVKQEDGRVRETGGLHVIGTERHESRRVDNQLRGRAGRQGDPGSTRFFLSLEDNLLRIFGGDRVAGLMNAFRVEEDMPIESGMLTRSLEGAQKKVETYYYDIRKQVFEYDEVMNNQRKAVYTERRRVLEGRELKQQVIGYGERTIEDIVEAYVNPDLPPEEWDLGNLLSKVKEFVYLLEDLTPDQVQGLQMEELKAFLQEQLRNAYDIKEGQIDQQRPGLMREAERFFILQQIDTLWREHLQAMEALRESVGLRGYGQKDPLIEYKNEGYDMFLEMMTQMRRNVIYSMFMFQPAPTAAPEGATA; this is encoded by the coding sequence ATGCTCAAGCTCCTGCTGGGTGATCCCAATGCCCGCAAGCTGAAGCGTTACCAGCCCCTGGTTTCCGACATCAGCCTGCTGGAGGAGGAGATCGCGCCCCTCTCAGACGACGAACTGAGGGGCCTCACCGTGGAGTTTCGCGGCAAGCTCGCCGCCCTGCAGCTGGATTGCCAAAACCGGGGTCTGGGCACTGAGGCCACCCTCGAGCGGGAGCGCAAGGTGCTCGATGAGCTGCTGCCCCAGGCCTTTGCCGTGGTGCGGGAAGCCGGCAAGCGGGTTCTTGGAATGCGCCACTTCGATGTGCAGCTGATCGGCGGCATGGTGCTGCACGAGGGCCAGATCGCCGAGATGAAGACTGGCGAGGGCAAAACCCTGGTAGCCACCCTGCCGGCCTACCTCAACGCCCTCTCGGGCCGGGGTGTGCACGTGGTGACGGTCAACGACTACCTGGCCCGCCGCGACGCCGAGTGGATGGGCCAGGTGCATCGCTTCCTGGGCCTTTCGGTGGGCCTGATCCAGCAGGACATGGACCCCGCCACCCGGCGGACCAACTACAACTGCGACATCACCTACGCCACCAACTCGGAACTGGGCTTCGATTACCTGCGCGACAACATGGCGAGCGACATCGCCGAGGTGGTGCAGCGCCAGCCCAACTACTGCGTGATCGACGAAGTCGACTCGATCCTGATCGATGAGGCCCGCACCCCCCTGATCATTTCCGGCCAAATCGAGCGGCCCCAGGAGAAATACCAAAAGGCGGCGGAGGTGGCGGCTGCCCTGCAGCGCTCTGAGGAGATGGGCAAGGACGGCATCGACCCGGAAGGCGACTACGAGGTGGATGAAAAGCAGCGCAGCTGCACCCTCACCGATGAGGGCTACGCCAAGGCCGAACAGCTGATTGGCGTACTTGATCTGTTTGATCCCGCCGACCCCTGGGCCCACTTCATCACCAATGCCCTCAAGGCCAAGGAGCTTTTCGTTAAGGACGTCAACTACATCGTGCGCGGCAGCGATGCGGTGATCGTCGATGAATTCACCGGGCGGGTGATGCCCGGGCGCCGCTGGAGTGATGGCCAGCACCAGGCGATCGAGGCCAAGGAGAGTCTGCCGATCCAGCCCGAAACCCAGACGCTCGCCTCGATCACCTATCAAAACTTCTTCCTGCTCTATCCGCGCCTGGCCGGCATGACCGGCACCGCCAAAACCGAGGAGGTGGAATTCGAGAAGACCTACAAGCTCGAGGTCACGATCGTGCCCACCAACCGGCTGCGCTCCCGCGCCGATTGGACCGACCAGGTGTACAAAACCGAACCCGCCAAGTGGCAGGCGGTGGCCAATGAAACCGCCGCGATCCACAAAGATGGCCGGCCCGTGCTGGTGGGCACCACCAGCGTTGAGAAGAGCGAGCTGCTGTCGGCCCTGCTGGCGGAGCAAGAAATCCCCCACAACCTGCTCAATGCCAAGCCGGAAAACGTGGAGCGGGAGGCCGAAATCATTGCCCAGGCCGGACGCTCCGGCGCCGTGACCATCGCCACCAACATGGCTGGCCGGGGCACCGACATCATTCTCGGCGGCAACAGCGACTACATGGCCCGCCTGAAGGTGCGCGAGCAGTTGCTGCCCCAGCTGGTGCGCCCAGAAAACGAACATCGGCCGATCCCGGCCCGCCGCCCCGCCAAGGAGGCGAAGACCATGGGAGGTCTCTATCCCTGTGTGCTTAGCGAAGAAGTAAGTGCCGGCCTGCTGGCCTTGACCAAGCAGTTGGTGGCGGCCTGGGGTGATCGGGCCCTCACCCTGCTGGAGTTGGAGGATCGCATTGCCCAGGCGGCTGAAAAGGCCCCCACCGACGATCCCCAGATCCAGGCCCTGCGCGAATCGATTGCCCTGGTGAAGGCGGAATACGACGCCGTCGTCAAACAGGAAGATGGCCGCGTACGCGAAACCGGCGGCCTGCATGTGATCGGCACGGAGCGCCACGAATCCCGCCGGGTTGATAACCAACTGCGGGGCCGGGCCGGCCGCCAAGGCGACCCCGGCTCCACCCGCTTTTTCCTTTCCCTAGAAGACAACCTCCTGCGCATCTTTGGCGGCGATCGGGTGGCGGGCCTGATGAATGCCTTCCGGGTGGAGGAAGACATGCCGATCGAATCGGGCATGCTCACCCGCTCCCTGGAGGGGGCCCAGAAAAAGGTTGAAACCTATTACTACGACATCCGCAAGCAGGTGTTTGAGTACGACGAAGTGATGAACAACCAGCGCAAGGCCGTTTACACCGAGCGCCGCCGGGTGCTGGAGGGCCGCGAGCTCAAGCAGCAGGTGATCGGCTACGGCGAGCGCACCATTGAAGACATCGTGGAGGCCTATGTAAATCCCGACCTGCCGCCAGAGGAGTGGGATTTGGGCAATCTTTTGTCGAAGGTGAAGGAGTTTGTTTATCTCCTCGAAGATCTCACCCCAGACCAGGTACAGGGCTTGCAAATGGAGGAGCTAAAGGCCTTCCTCCAAGAGCAGCTGCGCAATGCCTACGACATCAAGGAAGGCCAAATAGACCAGCAGCGCCCAGGCTTGATGCGCGAGGCCGAGCGCTTCTTCATTCTCCAGCAGATCGATACCCTCTGGCGGGAGCACCTCCAGGCGATGGAGGCCCTGCGCGAATCGGTGGGTCTGCGGGGCTATGGCCAGAAGGATCCCCTAATTGAATATAAAAATGAGGGCTACGACATGTTCCTCGAGATGATGACCCAGATGCGCCGCAACGTGATCTATTCGATGTTCATGTTCCAGCCGGCGCCGACAGCGGCGCCTGAGGGAGCAACGGCCTGA
- a CDS encoding glycosyltransferase translates to MKYTKINMDESAMEATIKVSVLVVSRSTDLLNQMLKSLEAGYTGSADSIEVIISWNGTAEEEALINSGPFGAEIANRKPYHFASNINTLAHKATGDVLIFANDDLIMDPGSVDAAINRLNTQPEVGIVGARLRTSSGQLAHAGIHFTSDGRPYHQLGLLVNEHHQASQRERLVPAVTGAFFAMRRTEFLGIKLDENFQVCGEDVLLCLKTRTQLNKDVLYCPAMAGIHDAETTRRQQAEQEANPLDMQKMREGWLEMVQLASNKSLGIELKAAQHEAEDLRKRCLGLMKLESENLLLKAQIKIQSCQLEALHTKQSLELSLKEGESKRLQSRIQQLENQLEHSGRQ, encoded by the coding sequence ATGAAGTACACCAAAATAAACATGGACGAATCTGCAATGGAAGCAACAATTAAAGTGTCAGTGTTAGTGGTATCACGGAGCACTGACCTGCTCAATCAAATGCTTAAAAGCCTAGAAGCAGGCTACACGGGCTCAGCCGACTCCATTGAGGTGATAATTTCATGGAATGGCACAGCAGAAGAGGAAGCCCTAATTAATTCAGGCCCATTTGGGGCAGAGATTGCCAACCGAAAGCCATACCACTTTGCTAGCAATATTAACACGCTGGCCCACAAAGCCACCGGCGATGTGCTGATCTTTGCCAATGATGATCTGATTATGGATCCAGGCTCAGTGGATGCGGCAATCAATCGCTTGAATACTCAACCTGAGGTGGGGATAGTTGGCGCTCGATTGCGCACAAGCTCAGGCCAGCTCGCCCATGCAGGAATCCATTTCACTTCCGACGGCCGCCCGTATCATCAGCTAGGGCTCTTGGTAAATGAACACCATCAAGCAAGCCAAAGGGAAAGACTGGTGCCAGCGGTTACCGGTGCATTCTTTGCCATGCGCAGAACTGAATTCCTGGGAATAAAACTCGATGAAAATTTCCAGGTTTGTGGAGAAGACGTTTTGCTCTGCCTGAAAACACGCACTCAGCTAAATAAAGACGTGCTTTATTGCCCTGCGATGGCCGGCATCCACGACGCAGAAACCACCCGCCGCCAACAAGCCGAGCAAGAAGCAAACCCGCTCGACATGCAGAAGATGAGGGAGGGCTGGCTAGAAATGGTTCAACTGGCCAGCAATAAAAGCCTGGGGATAGAATTAAAGGCCGCTCAGCATGAGGCAGAAGACCTTAGAAAACGCTGTTTAGGGCTAATGAAGTTAGAATCAGAGAATTTGCTTTTAAAAGCACAGATTAAAATCCAGAGCTGCCAACTAGAGGCCTTACATACAAAACAGTCGCTGGAGCTATCCCTAAAAGAGGGAGAAAGCAAACGTCTTCAATCCCGCATTCAGCAGCTTGAAAACCAGCTTGAGCACTCTGGCCGCCAATAA
- the cysE gene encoding serine O-acetyltransferase, with product MFNALRADLAIIKQRDPAARGTLEILLCYPGLHALSLHRLSHWLWGSRLPLLPLAARLLAQLGRFITGIEIHPGARIGQGVFIDHGMGVVIGETAVIGNQCLLYQGVSLGGTGKAHGKRHPTLGENVVVGAGAKVLGAISVGANTRIGAGSVVVKDVAADSTVVGIPGRVIHQSGVRIDPLAHSALPDTEANVIRNLMERIDALEGELARTQTCLRELAAGRPLMEDCRGAAQNLKDREILEFLGDNQGITG from the coding sequence ATGTTCAATGCCCTGCGCGCCGATCTGGCGATCATCAAGCAACGGGATCCGGCCGCCCGCGGCACCCTGGAGATCCTGCTTTGCTATCCGGGGCTCCATGCCCTGTCGCTGCATCGCCTGAGCCATTGGCTGTGGGGCAGCCGCCTGCCCCTGCTGCCCCTAGCGGCCAGGCTGCTGGCCCAGTTGGGCCGATTTATCACGGGGATTGAGATCCACCCCGGGGCCCGGATCGGCCAGGGCGTGTTTATCGACCACGGCATGGGGGTGGTGATTGGTGAAACGGCGGTGATCGGTAACCAGTGCCTGCTGTACCAGGGGGTGAGCCTGGGGGGCACGGGCAAGGCCCACGGCAAGCGCCACCCAACCCTGGGGGAAAACGTGGTGGTAGGTGCCGGCGCCAAGGTGCTTGGCGCGATCAGCGTGGGGGCCAATACCCGCATTGGGGCCGGCTCGGTGGTGGTGAAGGATGTGGCCGCCGACAGCACGGTGGTGGGCATACCTGGCCGGGTAATCCACCAAAGCGGCGTGCGCATCGATCCCCTGGCCCACTCGGCCCTGCCCGATACGGAGGCCAATGTGATTCGCAACCTGATGGAGCGCATCGATGCCCTGGAAGGCGAGCTGGCCCGCACCCAAACCTGCCTGCGGGAGCTGGCGGCTGGCCGGCCACTAATGGAAGACTGCCGGGGCGCAGCCCAAAACCTCAAGGACCGGGAGATCCTTGAGTTTCTAGGCGACAATCAGGGCATTACGGGCTGA
- a CDS encoding GntR family transcriptional regulator — protein sequence MRFHIQQESDIPASTQLYNQICFAIAARHYPPGHRLPSTRQLAMQTGLHRNTISKVYRQLETDGVVEAMAGSGIYVRDQQNPRELKAPPGPRSRALPDIDKDVRQSVDGLLNAGCTLQQARDLFTREIDWRLRCGARILVSTPREDIGASMLIAEELTPHLEVPVEVVQMEELEAVLQASSNGTVVTSRYFLQPVEEIAKRHGVRAVPVDLNDFRHELDLLKELRAGSCVGLVSISPGILRAAEVILHSLRGSELLVMTASPDGGSRLLALLRASSHVLCDRPSLALVEQSLRQNRSQLMRMPVVHCAQSYLGEATIDALRKEIGLLQG from the coding sequence GTGCGATTCCACATCCAGCAGGAAAGCGACATTCCGGCGTCGACCCAGCTGTACAACCAAATCTGCTTCGCCATCGCTGCCAGGCACTACCCGCCCGGCCATCGCTTGCCCAGTACGCGCCAACTGGCGATGCAGACGGGCCTGCACCGCAACACGATCAGCAAGGTTTACCGGCAGCTGGAGACCGATGGCGTCGTGGAGGCGATGGCCGGCTCGGGCATCTACGTGCGCGACCAACAGAACCCGCGCGAACTAAAAGCCCCTCCAGGCCCCCGCAGCCGGGCCCTGCCAGACATCGACAAGGACGTGCGCCAAAGTGTGGATGGCCTGCTCAATGCGGGTTGCACCCTGCAGCAGGCCCGCGATCTATTCACCCGGGAAATCGATTGGCGACTGCGCTGTGGCGCCCGCATCCTGGTGAGTACCCCCAGGGAAGACATCGGCGCCTCGATGCTGATCGCAGAGGAGCTCACACCCCACCTGGAGGTGCCCGTGGAGGTGGTGCAGATGGAGGAGCTCGAGGCGGTGCTCCAGGCATCCAGCAACGGCACCGTGGTGACCAGCCGTTATTTTCTCCAGCCGGTGGAGGAGATCGCCAAGCGCCATGGGGTGCGGGCGGTGCCGGTGGACCTCAACGACTTCCGCCACGAGCTGGATTTACTCAAGGAACTGCGCGCTGGCAGCTGCGTGGGACTGGTGAGCATCAGCCCCGGCATCCTCAGGGCCGCGGAAGTGATCCTGCACAGCCTGCGGGGCAGCGAACTGTTGGTGATGACGGCCAGCCCCGATGGGGGCAGCCGCCTGCTGGCCCTACTGCGGGCCTCCAGCCACGTGCTCTGCGACAGGCCAAGCCTGGCCCTCGTGGAGCAAAGCCTGCGCCAAAACCGCAGCCAGCTGATGCGCATGCCCGTGGTGCACTGCGCCCAGAGCTACCTAGGGGAGGCCACCATTGATGCCCTGCGCAAGGAAATAGGGCTGCTGCAGGGGTAG
- the infC gene encoding translation initiation factor IF-3 — protein sequence MPPRPRFDRRAPVRELPNINDRISYPNLRVVDADGSQLGVITREEALEVAKDRELDLVLVSEKADPPVCRIMDYGKYKFEQEKKAKEAKKKSHQTEVKEVKMRYKIDSHDYQVRIGQASRFLKDGDKVKCTVIFRGREIQHTALAEVLLYRMAKDLEENADVQQTPKREGRNMIMFLSPRKGSASKAAAE from the coding sequence ATGCCTCCTCGTCCCCGGTTTGACCGTCGTGCTCCCGTGCGGGAGCTGCCCAACATCAACGACCGCATCAGCTACCCCAACCTGCGGGTGGTGGATGCAGACGGCAGCCAACTGGGGGTGATCACTCGGGAAGAGGCCCTTGAGGTCGCCAAGGACCGGGAACTGGATCTGGTGCTGGTGAGCGAAAAGGCCGATCCACCGGTTTGCCGGATCATGGATTACGGCAAATACAAGTTTGAGCAGGAAAAGAAGGCCAAGGAGGCCAAGAAAAAGTCGCACCAGACCGAGGTCAAGGAGGTCAAGATGCGCTACAAGATCGACTCGCACGACTATCAGGTGCGGATCGGTCAGGCAAGCCGCTTCCTCAAGGACGGCGACAAGGTGAAGTGCACGGTGATCTTCCGCGGCCGGGAAATCCAGCACACGGCCCTGGCCGAAGTGCTGCTGTACCGGATGGCCAAGGACCTCGAAGAAAACGCCGACGTCCAACAGACCCCCAAGCGGGAAGGTCGCAACATGATCATGTTCCTCAGCCCCCGCAAAGGCTCCGCCAGCAAGGCTGCGGCCGAATAG
- the miaA gene encoding tRNA (adenosine(37)-N6)-dimethylallyltransferase MiaA has protein sequence MQTTSPLVIVLLGPTASGKTALAIELAQALDLAVLNVDSRQLYRYMNVGTAKPSPEQQALVRHELLDLRDPDAPINLQEFAALAGPAIEAELQRRGMALLAGGSGLYLKSLTQGLQPPAVPPQPELRQQLSILGQASCHQLLCQADPVAAARIGGADAVRTQRALEVIYATGRSLSSQQTHQAPPWRVLELGLNPADGQGRIAQRTRAIYGEGLLPETQALISRFGAELPLLETIGYGEAKLVLSGDLAESEAIALTEQRTRQLAKRQRTWFRRQHQPIWLEGAEPSQQCNQCLQEIARVLG, from the coding sequence GTGCAGACCACCTCACCACTTGTGATCGTGCTGCTGGGGCCCACCGCCAGCGGCAAGACCGCCCTGGCCATCGAACTGGCCCAGGCCCTGGATCTGGCGGTGCTGAACGTGGATTCGCGCCAGCTCTACCGATATATGAATGTGGGCACGGCCAAGCCCAGCCCCGAGCAGCAGGCCCTGGTGCGCCACGAGCTGCTGGACCTGCGCGATCCAGACGCACCGATCAACCTGCAGGAATTTGCAGCCCTGGCCGGCCCCGCCATCGAGGCCGAGCTGCAGCGCAGGGGTATGGCCCTGCTGGCCGGCGGCAGTGGCCTGTATCTCAAAAGCCTGACCCAGGGGCTCCAACCGCCTGCGGTGCCCCCCCAGCCGGAACTGCGCCAGCAGCTCAGCATCCTGGGCCAGGCCAGCTGCCACCAACTGCTTTGCCAGGCCGATCCCGTCGCCGCCGCCCGGATTGGTGGCGCCGATGCGGTACGCACCCAACGGGCCCTGGAGGTGATCTATGCCACCGGCCGCAGCCTCAGCAGCCAGCAAACCCACCAGGCGCCGCCCTGGCGGGTGCTGGAACTGGGCCTAAATCCGGCAGACGGCCAGGGGCGCATCGCCCAGCGCACCAGGGCGATCTACGGCGAGGGGCTGTTGCCAGAAACCCAGGCCCTAATCAGCCGATTTGGGGCCGAGCTACCCCTGCTGGAAACGATTGGCTATGGCGAGGCCAAGCTAGTGCTTTCAGGGGATCTGGCCGAAAGCGAGGCGATTGCACTCACCGAGCAGCGCACCCGCCAATTAGCCAAGCGCCAGCGCACCTGGTTTCGCCGCCAACATCAGCCGATCTGGCTGGAGGGCGCAGAACCGAGCCAGCAGTGCAACCAATGCCTGCAAGAAATCGCACGCGTTCTAGGCTGA
- the gyrB gene encoding DNA topoisomerase (ATP-hydrolyzing) subunit B: MSDASKVQAAYGAEQIQVLEGLEPVRKRPGMYIGTTGPRGLHHLVYEVVDNSVDEALAGHCDQILVVLNEDGSCAVTDNGRGIPTDIHPRTGKSALETVLTVLHAGGKFGSGGYKVSGGLHGVGVSVVNALSEWVEVTVHRQDQVHTQRFERGAPIDILKSAPGDKGRTGTSICFKPDIEIFSVGIEFDYQTLSSRLRELAYLNGGVRIIFQDNRASARGADGSPHEEIYCYEGGIKEYVAYMNAEKDPLHPDIIYVNSEKEGVQVEAALQWCVDAYSDSILGFANNIRTVDGGTHIEGLKTVLTRTLNTFAKKRGKRKEADGNLAGENIREGLTAVLSVKVPDPEFEGQTKTKLGNTEVRGIVDTLVGEALAEYLEFNPGVIDLILEKAIQAFNAAEAARRARELVRRKSVLESSTLPGKLADCSSRDPSESEIYIVEGDSAGGSAKQGRDRRFQAILPLRGKILNIEKTDDAKIYKNTEIQALITGLGLGIKGEEFDEKSLRYHRIVIMTDADVDGAHIRTLILTFFFRYQRALVEGGYIYIACPPLYKVERGKNHTYCYNEGDLKKTIEGFGEKANYTIQRFKGLGEMMPKQLWETTMDPTTRMMKRVEIEDALEADRIFTILMGDKVAPRREFIETHSASLDLAQLDI, from the coding sequence ATGAGCGACGCCAGCAAAGTCCAAGCCGCCTATGGCGCCGAGCAGATTCAGGTGCTGGAGGGCCTGGAACCGGTCCGTAAACGGCCGGGGATGTACATCGGTACCACCGGTCCCCGCGGTCTGCACCACCTGGTCTATGAGGTGGTCGACAACTCCGTCGACGAAGCCCTAGCCGGCCATTGCGACCAAATCCTGGTGGTCCTCAACGAGGATGGATCCTGCGCAGTTACCGACAACGGCCGCGGCATCCCCACCGACATTCACCCGCGCACCGGCAAGAGCGCCCTGGAAACGGTGCTGACCGTGCTCCACGCGGGTGGCAAGTTTGGATCCGGTGGCTACAAGGTGTCCGGCGGCCTGCACGGTGTGGGCGTCTCGGTGGTCAACGCGCTTAGTGAGTGGGTGGAGGTCACGGTGCACCGCCAAGACCAGGTGCACACCCAGCGCTTCGAGCGGGGTGCACCGATCGACATCCTTAAATCCGCCCCCGGCGACAAGGGCCGCACTGGTACTTCTATTTGCTTTAAGCCCGATATCGAGATCTTCTCAGTCGGCATTGAATTTGATTACCAAACCCTCTCTTCGCGCCTCCGGGAACTCGCCTATCTCAATGGCGGTGTGCGGATCATCTTCCAGGACAATCGAGCCAGCGCCCGCGGCGCCGATGGCTCTCCCCATGAGGAGATCTATTGCTACGAGGGCGGCATCAAGGAATACGTGGCGTACATGAATGCCGAGAAGGATCCCCTCCATCCCGACATCATCTATGTGAACTCCGAAAAGGAGGGCGTGCAGGTGGAGGCCGCCCTGCAGTGGTGCGTTGATGCTTACTCCGACAGCATTCTAGGCTTTGCCAATAACATCCGCACCGTGGATGGGGGCACCCACATTGAGGGCCTCAAAACGGTGCTAACCCGCACCCTCAACACCTTTGCCAAAAAGCGCGGTAAGCGCAAGGAGGCCGATGGCAACTTGGCCGGTGAAAACATCCGCGAAGGCCTCACAGCCGTGTTGTCGGTCAAGGTTCCGGATCCGGAATTTGAGGGCCAAACCAAAACCAAGCTGGGCAACACCGAAGTGCGGGGCATTGTTGACACCCTGGTGGGTGAGGCCCTGGCCGAATACCTGGAATTCAATCCAGGCGTAATTGATTTGATCCTTGAGAAGGCCATCCAGGCTTTCAATGCTGCTGAAGCCGCCCGCCGGGCCCGGGAATTGGTGCGCCGCAAATCGGTGCTGGAGAGCTCCACCCTGCCGGGCAAGTTGGCCGATTGCAGCTCCCGCGATCCAAGCGAATCTGAGATCTATATCGTGGAGGGCGACTCCGCTGGCGGCTCCGCTAAGCAGGGCCGCGACCGTCGCTTCCAGGCGATCCTCCCCCTGCGGGGCAAGATCCTCAACATTGAGAAAACCGACGACGCCAAGATCTACAAAAACACCGAGATCCAGGCCCTAATCACTGGACTGGGCCTGGGCATTAAGGGCGAAGAATTCGATGAAAAGAGTCTTCGCTACCACCGGATCGTGATCATGACCGACGCCGACGTTGACGGCGCCCACATCCGTACCCTGATCCTTACCTTCTTCTTCCGCTACCAGCGGGCCTTGGTGGAAGGCGGCTACATCTACATCGCCTGCCCGCCGCTTTACAAGGTTGAGCGCGGTAAGAACCACACCTATTGCTACAACGAAGGCGATCTAAAAAAGACGATCGAGGGTTTTGGCGAGAAGGCCAACTACACGATCCAGCGCTTTAAGGGCCTCGGCGAAATGATGCCCAAGCAGCTCTGGGAAACCACCATGGATCCCACCACCCGCATGATGAAACGGGTGGAAATTGAAGATGCCCTCGAGGCCGACCGGATCTTCACAATCCTGATGGGCGACAAGGTGGCCCCCCGCCGCGAGTTCATCGAAACCCACAGTGCCTCGCTGGATCTCGCCCAGCTCGACATTTGA
- a CDS encoding SH3 domain-containing protein, which produces MQLRPIPAWRWVALLGFALLAPAGLPAGGADRRQPEVRRRQSTMEPLLSEAPAQLLCAPRQQAPVLAAIGADAPLRVLRHWQAPGGERWLQVELADRAGLARRGWLPA; this is translated from the coding sequence TTGCAGCTCCGGCCCATCCCGGCATGGCGCTGGGTGGCCCTGTTGGGTTTTGCCCTGTTGGCTCCGGCTGGCTTGCCCGCAGGTGGTGCCGATCGGCGCCAACCTGAGGTGCGGCGCCGTCAATCGACGATGGAACCCCTGCTGAGCGAGGCCCCCGCCCAGCTCCTCTGTGCTCCCCGCCAGCAGGCCCCCGTCCTGGCGGCCATAGGGGCGGACGCCCCCCTGAGGGTGCTGCGGCATTGGCAGGCCCCAGGGGGTGAGCGCTGGCTACAGGTCGAGCTGGCTGATCGGGCCGGCCTGGCCCGCCGCGGCTGGTTGCCGGCTTAA